The Malus sylvestris chromosome 12, drMalSylv7.2, whole genome shotgun sequence genome contains a region encoding:
- the LOC126593273 gene encoding eukaryotic translation initiation factor 3 subunit B-like: protein MADVMAYNDIEATAARIGIDLSQLDLDSIRLPPGEDFGIISDDEDVYKVDNSELDSGFGSIIVVDNLPVVPLEKFEKLENVIRKIYSQIGVIKDDGFWMPLDPETNKTLGYCFLEFNTPQEAELAKERTHGYKLDRSHIFVVNMFDDFDRFMKVPDQWAPPESKPYTPGENLQQWLTDEKARDQMVIRYGADTEVLWNDARHLKPEPFYKRTFWTESFVQWSPLGTYLATVHRLGVAVWGGASTFNRLMRYAHSQVRLIDFSPGEKYLVTYSSHEPSNPRDANRVVINIFDVRTGKVMRDFKGSPDDFAIGGAGGVAGVSWPVFKWAGGKDDKYFARMGKNVISVYETETFSLVDKKSMKVENVMDFSWSPTDPILALFVPELGGGNQPARVSLVQIPSKEELRQKNLFSVSDCKMYWQSNGEYLAVKVDRYTKTKKSTYTGFELFRIKERDIPIEVLELENKNDKIIAFAWEPKGHRFAVIHCDNTNANNNPRPDISFYSMRSAHNTGRVSKLTTLKGKQANALYWSPTGRFIILAGLKGFNGQLEFYNVDELETMATAEHFMATDIEWDPTGRYVATAVTSVHEMENGFNIWTFNGKLLYRTLKDHFFQFLWRPRPPSLLTPEKEEEIAKNLKKYSKKYEAEDQDVSIFLSEQDREKRRMLKEEWEKWVAHWKQRHEEEKEARKNLRDGEASDEEEEYEAKAIEVEEVINQVEEVVSFEE from the exons ATGGCGGACGTCATGGCGTACAACGACATAGAGGCGACGGCGGCCCGAATCGGAATTGACCTCTCGCAGCTCGACCTCGATTCCATCCGCCTCCCTCCCGGCGAAGACTTTGGCATTATCAG TGACGATGAGGATGTATACAAAGTGGACAATTCGGAGTTGGACTCAGGGTTTGGCAGCATAATTGTTGTTGATAACCTCCCTGTTGTTCCTTTGGAAAAGTTTGAGAAACTCGAAAACGTCATTCGTAAAATCTACAGTCAGATTGGTGTGATCAAAGACGATGGCTTTTGGATGCCTCTTGACCCCGAAACCAATAAAACCTTGGGTTATTGCTTCCTTGAGTTTAATACTCCTCAG GAAGCTGAGCTTGCCAAAGAGAGGACTCATGGATACAAGCTGGATCGATCACATATTTTTGTTGTGAACATGTTTGACGACTTTGATCGGTTCATGAAAGTTCCGGATCAATGGGCCCCTCCTGAAAGTAAACCGTATACTCCAGGG GAAAACCTTCAACAGTGGCTGACTGACGAAAAGGCCAGGGACCAAATGGTCATTCGTTATGGTGCGGACACAGAAGTGCTATGGAATGATGCAAGGCACCTGAAGCCAGAACCGTTCTACAAACGCACT TTCTGGACTGAGAGCTTCGTGCAGTGGTCCCCTCTAGGGACTTACCTGGCCACTGTTCACAGACTGGGTGTTGCAGTCTGGGGAGGCGCCTCTACGTTCAATCGTCTGATGCGTTATGCTCATTCCCag GTTCGACTGATTGATTTCTCACCTGGTGAGAAATACTTGGTGACTTACAGCAGCCATGAACCAAGCAATCCTCGTGATGCAAAT AGGGTAGTGATAAACATTTTTGATGTGAGGACCGGAAAAgtaatgagagattttaaagGAAGCCCAGATGATTTTGCTATTGGAGGAGCTGGAGGTGTTGCCGGGGTGTCTTGGCCTGTTTTCAA ATGGGCCGGGGGAAAAGATGACAAGTACTTTGCCAGAATGGGAAAAAACGTCATCTCTGTATATGAAACGGAGACATTTTCCCTTGTAGACAAAAAGTCAATGAAGGTGGAAAATGTTATGGACTTCAGTTGGTCACCAACTGATCCAATTCTTGCGCTATTTGTTCCTGAACTGGGTGGTGGCAACCAGCCTGCGAGG GTGAGTCTTGTTCAAATCCCCTCTAAGGAGGAGTTGAGGCAGAAGAATCTTTTCAGCGTCAGCGATTGCAAAATGTACTGGCAGAGCAACGGGGAGTATCTAGCTGTTAAAGTTGATCGCTacaccaaaacaaagaaaagcacATACACTGGATTTGAGCTTTTCAGAATCAAGGAGCGGGACATTCCTATTGAAGTCTTGGAATTGgagaataaaaatgacaaaattattgCATTCGCTTGGGAGCCTAAGGGCCACAGGTTCGCAGTAATTCATTGTGATAACACGAACGCGAATAACAACCCAAGGCCCGACATAAGTTTCTACTCCATGCGAAGTGCTCACAATACTGGCCGTGTTTCGAAGCTCACTACTCTCAAAGGAAAGCAGGCAAATGCTCTCTACTGGTCACCTACCGGGCGCTTCATCATTTTGGCAGGATTGAAAGGTTTTAATGGGCAGCTAGAGTTTTACAATGTCGATGAGCTGGAAACCATGGCCACCGCTGAACATTTCATGGCGACAGATATTGAATGGGATCCGACTGGAAG ATACGTAGCTACTGCAGTGACCTCAGTCCATGAGATGGAGAACGGCTTCAACATCTGGACATTCAATGGCAAGCTACTTTATCGGACACTAAAGGATCATTTCTTTCAG TTCTTATGGCGCCCAAGGCCACCATCATTGCTGACTCCTGAGAAAGAGGAGGAGATTGCAAAGAACTTGAAGAAGTACAGCAAGAAGTACGAGGCTGAGGACCAAGATGTTTCAATCTTCTTGAGCGAGCAGGATCGTGAGAAGAGAAGAATGTTGAAGGAGGAATGGGAGAAGTGGGTGGCTCACTGGAAGCAGAGGCACGAAgaagagaaagaggcaaggaaAAATCTTAGGGACGGAGAAGCAAGTGATGAGGAAGAGGAGTACGAGGCTAAAGCTATTGAGGTCGAGGAGGTGATAAACCAGGTAGAGGAGGTCGTCAGCTTCGAAGAATGA